The following proteins come from a genomic window of Agrobacterium tumefaciens:
- a CDS encoding DUF3606 domain-containing protein: MATISRGRAQDRAKVAGVQDHEVRYEAKKEDVSKDTVKKAVKSAGNSRKKVEQEIGRH; encoded by the coding sequence ATGGCAACCATATCCCGAGGCAGAGCGCAGGATCGAGCCAAAGTCGCAGGCGTTCAGGATCATGAAGTCCGCTACGAGGCGAAGAAGGAAGATGTCTCCAAGGACACGGTCAAGAAAGCCGTAAAGAGCGCTGGAAATTCTCGCAAGAAGGTCGAGCAGGAAATCGGCCGACACTGA
- a CDS encoding SOS response-associated peptidase family protein translates to MCNLYRMEDKDWVAKWAQDAESLINLMPVYQMNPDQIGPIVRNTADGKKQLVHARWGLPSPRFALEKGAKAKAEKLAAKGKPFDLEELIRMEPDRGTTNVRNLNLPHWKRWFGIEHRCLVPVTSFAEPDPASKQEGGNVPNAWFARDEAKPLMFFAGIHVPQWKSVRKVRDGLTTDDLYGFLTTDANGLVKPIHEKAMPVLLRTKEETEIWMRAPWEEAKNLARPLPNDALIILGREPYGSSIVSKSGEPVEQASLL, encoded by the coding sequence ATGTGTAATCTTTATCGGATGGAAGACAAGGATTGGGTCGCGAAATGGGCCCAGGATGCCGAAAGCCTAATCAACCTGATGCCGGTCTATCAGATGAACCCCGATCAGATAGGGCCGATCGTCCGCAACACGGCTGACGGCAAGAAGCAGCTGGTGCATGCTCGATGGGGTCTGCCCTCCCCTCGTTTCGCACTCGAGAAGGGCGCCAAGGCCAAGGCCGAGAAACTCGCGGCCAAGGGCAAGCCCTTCGATCTTGAGGAACTTATCCGCATGGAGCCTGACCGCGGCACAACCAATGTCCGAAACCTCAATCTTCCGCATTGGAAACGGTGGTTCGGTATCGAACACAGATGTCTCGTCCCTGTCACAAGCTTCGCCGAGCCGGATCCGGCGAGCAAACAGGAAGGTGGCAATGTGCCGAATGCCTGGTTCGCTCGCGACGAGGCAAAACCGCTGATGTTCTTCGCCGGCATCCATGTGCCGCAGTGGAAAAGCGTCCGAAAAGTCCGGGACGGCCTCACGACGGACGATCTCTACGGTTTTCTGACTACCGACGCCAACGGTCTCGTGAAACCGATCCATGAAAAGGCCATGCCGGTGCTGCTGCGGACGAAGGAAGAAACTGAGATCTGGATGCGGGCGCCATGGGAGGAGGCAAAGAACCTTGCTCGACCGCTGCCGAATGATGCTTTGATCATTCTGGGGCGTGAACCTTATGGATCATCGATCGTGTCGAAATCCGGCGAGCCCGTGGAGCAAGCCAGTCTGCTGTAA
- the ligD gene encoding non-homologous end-joining DNA ligase, producing the protein MTKPPRSKPLLRDIEAPLRSKPRRKRNPAEPQLLFDPMPDRVEPSLAELKAHPPKGDQWSWELKWDGYRLAVHIEPQGVRILTRGGHDWTHRFPDIAEAAWALGPATMIIDGEAVVLDEEGRPDFGLLQQSLGASGKAAGNRASDAILYAFDLIYLDGHDLRNVEYRSRRHLLEDTLDGKDGAIRLSETLDADPNILLENVCRLGLEGIVGKHLDQPYRSGRTGDWVKVKCVQSEAFLIVGYEPSTASPGGFGSLVLAAYRSHDLVHVGNVGTGFKEAEMIRLRKMLDKLRWKRKQSPVSYAGKADIVWVEPTLIAEIEFRAWTAEGKLRHPSYKGLRERQDNADVYKLY; encoded by the coding sequence ATGACGAAGCCACCGAGATCAAAGCCGCTCCTTCGTGATATCGAAGCCCCGCTCCGCTCAAAGCCGCGTCGGAAGCGCAATCCCGCGGAGCCACAGCTTCTGTTCGACCCGATGCCCGATCGCGTGGAGCCGTCGCTCGCTGAACTAAAGGCGCATCCGCCCAAAGGTGACCAGTGGAGCTGGGAGCTGAAATGGGATGGCTACCGGCTGGCGGTCCATATCGAGCCGCAAGGCGTCCGCATCCTCACTCGCGGCGGCCATGACTGGACGCATCGGTTTCCTGATATCGCAGAGGCCGCCTGGGCACTGGGGCCGGCGACGATGATCATCGATGGCGAGGCGGTGGTGCTTGACGAAGAGGGGCGGCCGGATTTCGGGCTGCTGCAGCAGTCGCTGGGTGCTTCCGGCAAGGCGGCTGGTAACCGTGCTTCGGACGCCATCCTCTATGCATTCGACCTCATTTATCTCGACGGCCATGATTTGCGGAATGTCGAATATCGGTCGCGCCGGCATCTTCTTGAAGACACGCTCGATGGAAAGGACGGCGCAATCCGCCTTTCTGAAACGCTCGACGCGGATCCCAATATCCTGCTTGAGAACGTCTGCCGCCTCGGTCTGGAAGGCATCGTCGGCAAGCATCTCGATCAGCCTTATCGCTCCGGTCGGACCGGCGACTGGGTGAAGGTCAAATGCGTGCAGAGCGAAGCGTTCTTGATCGTCGGCTATGAGCCGTCCACGGCTTCACCAGGCGGGTTTGGCTCTCTCGTGCTCGCCGCCTATCGTAGTCACGATCTCGTTCACGTCGGAAATGTCGGAACGGGCTTCAAGGAAGCCGAGATGATCAGGCTGCGCAAGATGCTGGACAAGCTGCGCTGGAAGCGAAAACAATCACCTGTATCCTATGCCGGAAAAGCGGACATTGTTTGGGTCGAGCCGACCTTGATTGCCGAGATCGAGTTTCGGGCCTGGACGGCAGAGGGCAAACTGCGTCATCCATCCTACAAGGGCTTGCGGGAACGGCAAGATAATGCCGACGTTTACAAGCTCTACTAG
- a CDS encoding ImuA family protein: MEGAAAKRVGTLAFGVPEIDAALPGGGLAYGALHEFAGGGSGTVDGAAAALFVAGIAARTRGPVIWCLTRPDLFFPALAQVGLHPDRVIFVESDREEDVLANMEEGLSFGGLGAVVGELVRLPMVSSRRLQLAAERTGTMALAVRRWRRQTEANDFGQPTASTTRWRVSVMPSEELPVPGVGRPQWFLELMRVKAGECAEFLVRACDDKGRIHLSSGSADRSNTARRSVYSA; the protein is encoded by the coding sequence ATGGAGGGCGCAGCCGCGAAGCGGGTCGGAACGCTCGCCTTCGGTGTTCCCGAGATCGATGCGGCCTTGCCTGGCGGGGGTCTTGCCTATGGAGCCCTGCATGAGTTTGCGGGCGGAGGATCCGGTACAGTCGATGGTGCAGCAGCCGCGCTTTTTGTTGCCGGCATTGCCGCCAGGACCAGAGGCCCCGTCATCTGGTGTCTGACGAGACCTGATCTGTTTTTTCCGGCGCTTGCCCAGGTCGGTCTACATCCCGACCGCGTCATCTTCGTCGAGTCCGACAGGGAAGAGGATGTTCTGGCCAATATGGAGGAGGGGCTCTCGTTCGGCGGTCTCGGGGCGGTCGTCGGCGAACTTGTCCGCCTGCCGATGGTCAGTTCCCGCCGATTGCAACTTGCCGCCGAGCGAACCGGGACGATGGCTCTGGCGGTCCGGCGATGGCGACGGCAGACAGAGGCGAATGATTTTGGCCAGCCGACGGCGTCAACAACCAGATGGCGGGTCAGCGTGATGCCATCGGAAGAGCTGCCGGTCCCGGGGGTGGGCAGGCCTCAGTGGTTTCTGGAATTAATGCGCGTGAAAGCGGGTGAGTGTGCTGAGTTTCTCGTGAGAGCGTGTGATGACAAGGGTCGTATCCATTTATCTTCCGGATCTGCCGACAGATCGAATACGGCGCGCCGATCCGTCTATTCCGCCTGA
- a CDS encoding Y-family DNA polymerase codes for MTRVVSIYLPDLPTDRIRRADPSIPPERPIAVIARSGSKRWVSAADASARKAGVHVGMAAAKAQSLFRGLMLVDADAEADRAALERIALWALTIYSPIVAVDGIDGIVMDTEGADHLQGGELPMVTKIANQFLARKLSARVAVADSWGTAHACARAINRATIVVPPGETVRFVERLPISLLRLPAKIVSDLRNLGFQTIGELANTPRAPLTLRFGPEVGRRLDQMFCRASEPIQPIRTPELIEVSKAFAEPIGAAETINKYVGRLVVQLVDELRKRGLGVRRADLIVEKVDGTRQAIRAGTAKPARDIAWLTKLFRDRTEKIEPGFGIERLTLVAVMVEPLEEAQKVSALVEDDITDVTPLIDIYGNRGQRVYRVGPVASDVPERAVQRISPVAEPIAVAWVSHWRRPVRLLPRPELIEAIALMPDRPPVSIVWRGRRRKVKLADGPERIFGEWWQRDAEMDAVRDYFVIEDEAGERLWVFRSGDGVDPETGSHRWFCHGIFA; via the coding sequence ATGACAAGGGTCGTATCCATTTATCTTCCGGATCTGCCGACAGATCGAATACGGCGCGCCGATCCGTCTATTCCGCCTGAACGGCCAATCGCCGTGATCGCCAGAAGCGGATCTAAGCGATGGGTATCGGCTGCAGACGCAAGCGCGCGAAAAGCAGGCGTGCATGTCGGCATGGCGGCGGCGAAGGCGCAGTCGCTGTTTCGTGGCCTGATGCTGGTGGACGCAGATGCCGAAGCCGACCGGGCTGCACTCGAACGCATCGCGCTCTGGGCGCTGACAATCTATTCACCCATCGTTGCTGTCGATGGGATCGACGGCATCGTCATGGACACCGAAGGTGCCGACCATCTGCAGGGCGGAGAGCTGCCTATGGTCACGAAGATCGCCAACCAATTCCTGGCAAGGAAGCTGAGTGCCCGTGTGGCTGTCGCCGACAGCTGGGGTACGGCCCATGCTTGCGCCCGCGCGATCAACCGCGCGACGATCGTCGTTCCGCCCGGCGAGACGGTGCGCTTCGTCGAAAGACTGCCGATCTCGCTCCTGCGCCTGCCGGCAAAGATTGTCTCTGACCTGCGAAACCTTGGCTTCCAGACGATCGGAGAGCTCGCCAACACGCCGCGCGCACCGCTGACGCTCCGCTTCGGCCCGGAGGTCGGTCGCCGTCTCGACCAGATGTTCTGTCGTGCCTCCGAGCCAATTCAGCCAATCCGCACGCCTGAGCTGATTGAGGTCTCCAAAGCCTTTGCTGAACCGATCGGGGCCGCCGAGACAATCAACAAATATGTCGGCCGCCTTGTTGTTCAGCTAGTTGATGAGCTCCGGAAGCGCGGGCTTGGCGTGCGCCGCGCCGACCTGATCGTCGAGAAGGTCGACGGTACCAGACAGGCCATTCGCGCAGGCACCGCCAAGCCGGCCCGCGATATCGCCTGGCTGACGAAACTGTTTCGGGACCGGACCGAAAAGATCGAGCCGGGTTTCGGGATCGAGAGGCTCACCCTCGTCGCCGTCATGGTAGAGCCATTGGAGGAGGCGCAGAAAGTCTCTGCTCTGGTCGAGGATGACATCACCGATGTGACGCCGCTGATCGACATCTATGGAAACCGGGGGCAGCGAGTTTATCGCGTCGGACCGGTTGCTTCCGATGTGCCCGAACGCGCTGTCCAGCGCATCAGCCCCGTTGCTGAGCCGATTGCTGTTGCCTGGGTCAGCCATTGGCGCCGCCCGGTGCGTCTTTTGCCACGTCCGGAACTGATCGAGGCGATTGCGCTGATGCCGGACCGGCCGCCGGTCTCCATTGTCTGGCGCGGCAGACGCCGGAAGGTCAAACTTGCCGATGGGCCGGAGCGCATTTTTGGCGAGTGGTGGCAGCGCGACGCCGAGATGGACGCTGTGCGCGACTACTTTGTCATCGAGGACGAGGCAGGTGAACGCCTGTGGGTGTTCCGCTCCGGCGACGGTGTCGATCCTGAGACTGGTTCCCACCGCTGGTTCTGTCACGGGATTTTCGCATGA
- a CDS encoding error-prone DNA polymerase: MSYAELQVTTHFSFLRGASSAQELFETAKASGIQALGVVDRNSLAGIVRALEASRATGLRLVVGCRLDLADGMSMLVYPMDRSAYSRLTRLITLGKSRGGKNNCILHWDDVIAYSEDMIGILVPDLPDATCAVQLRKMAELFGDRAYVSLCLRRRPNDQLRLHEISNTAARFKVKTVVTNDVLFHEPGRRQLQDIVTCIRHNTTIDDVGFERERHADRYLKPPEEMERLFPRYREALARTMEIVRRCKFSLEELTYQYPEEAIVPGKNAQASLEHYVWECAPERYPEGLPPDVLKTVRHELDLVRTMKYAPYFLTVFSIVRFARSQGILCQGRGSAANSAVCYILGITSIDPSTNDLLFERFVSQERDEPPDIDVDFEHERREEVIQWIYKTYTKDKAALCATVTRYRAKGAIRDVGKALGLPEDVIKALSSGMWSWSEEVPDRNIRELNLNPDDRRLALTLKLAQQLMGAPRHLGQHPGGFVLTHDRLDDLVPIEPATMKDRQIIEWDKDDVEALKFMKVDVLALGMLTCMAKAFDLIREHKDDDLDLSKIRQEDAATYAMIRKADTLGTFQIESRAQMAMLPRLKPRTFYDLVVQVAIVRPGPIQGDMVHPYLRRREGKEPVEYPTPELEAVLGKTLGVPLFQESAMRVAMVCAGFTGGEADQLRKSMATFKFTGGVSRFKDKLVSGMVKNGYSPEFAEKTFSQLEGFGSYGFPESHAASFALIAYASNYIKCHYANVFCAALLNSQPMGFYAPAQIVGDAIKHGVEVRPVCVNRSRWDCTLERIGSTDRHAVRLGFRQVRGLAVAEAARIVAARMNNPFASVDDMWRRSSVPTEALVQLAEADAFLPSLKLERRDALWAIKALRDEPLPLFAAAAEREATAIAEQREPEVALRQMTDGHNVIEDYSHIGLTLRQHPVAFLREDLSSRNIITCAEAMNARDGRWVYTAGLVLVRQKPGSAKGVMFITIEDETGPANVVVWPTLFEKRRRIVLGSSMMAINGRIQREGEVVHLVAQQLFDLSGDLVGLADRDTEFRLPAGRGDEFAHGGGGPDSRDRPKPVVPRDMFTPDLHIDTLKVKARNFQ; this comes from the coding sequence ATGAGCTACGCCGAGCTTCAGGTCACGACACATTTTTCCTTTTTGCGCGGCGCGTCCTCTGCACAGGAGTTGTTCGAGACAGCCAAAGCCTCGGGCATCCAGGCGCTCGGCGTCGTCGATCGCAATTCGCTGGCCGGGATTGTTCGCGCCCTTGAAGCATCCCGCGCGACAGGTCTCCGCCTCGTCGTCGGCTGTCGTCTCGATCTCGCCGACGGCATGTCGATGCTCGTCTATCCAATGGATCGATCTGCCTATTCCCGGCTGACCCGTTTGATCACGCTCGGCAAGTCGCGCGGCGGCAAGAACAACTGCATCCTTCACTGGGATGACGTTATCGCCTACTCGGAAGACATGATCGGCATTCTGGTGCCGGATCTGCCGGATGCCACCTGTGCTGTGCAGCTTCGAAAAATGGCTGAGCTGTTTGGTGATCGCGCTTACGTGTCTCTCTGTCTGCGTCGGCGACCGAACGACCAGTTGCGCCTGCACGAGATTTCCAACACGGCGGCGCGGTTCAAGGTGAAGACCGTCGTCACCAATGACGTGCTGTTTCATGAGCCGGGCCGGCGGCAATTGCAGGACATCGTCACCTGCATCAGGCACAACACCACGATCGACGATGTCGGCTTCGAGCGCGAAAGGCACGCAGATCGTTACCTGAAGCCGCCCGAGGAAATGGAGCGTCTGTTTCCCCGGTACCGTGAGGCGCTTGCACGGACGATGGAGATCGTTCGGCGGTGCAAGTTTTCGCTCGAGGAACTGACCTACCAATATCCCGAGGAAGCGATCGTGCCGGGCAAGAATGCCCAAGCCTCGCTGGAACATTATGTCTGGGAATGTGCGCCCGAACGTTATCCGGAGGGCTTGCCACCGGATGTTCTGAAGACCGTCCGGCACGAGCTCGATCTCGTTCGCACCATGAAATATGCGCCCTACTTCCTGACCGTGTTTTCGATCGTGCGCTTTGCCAGAAGCCAGGGCATTCTCTGTCAGGGCAGGGGGTCCGCTGCCAACAGCGCTGTCTGCTATATTCTCGGCATCACATCGATCGACCCCTCGACCAATGATCTCCTCTTCGAGCGTTTCGTCAGCCAGGAGCGCGACGAGCCGCCGGATATCGATGTCGACTTCGAGCATGAACGGCGCGAGGAGGTCATCCAGTGGATCTACAAGACCTATACCAAGGATAAGGCGGCACTCTGCGCGACCGTCACCCGCTACCGGGCCAAGGGCGCAATCCGCGATGTCGGCAAGGCGCTCGGCCTGCCTGAAGATGTCATCAAGGCGCTGTCATCAGGCATGTGGTCCTGGTCGGAAGAAGTTCCCGACCGAAACATCAGGGAGCTCAATCTGAACCCCGATGACCGGCGTCTGGCGCTCACCCTGAAACTCGCGCAGCAGCTGATGGGCGCACCGCGCCATCTCGGACAGCACCCCGGTGGCTTTGTCCTCACCCATGACCGGCTCGATGATCTCGTGCCGATCGAACCCGCCACGATGAAAGACCGGCAGATCATCGAATGGGACAAGGACGACGTCGAGGCGCTGAAGTTCATGAAGGTCGATGTGCTGGCACTCGGCATGCTGACCTGCATGGCCAAAGCCTTTGATCTCATCCGCGAACACAAGGACGATGATCTTGATCTGTCGAAGATCCGCCAGGAGGATGCCGCGACCTATGCGATGATCCGCAAGGCTGACACGCTCGGCACCTTCCAGATCGAAAGCCGCGCGCAAATGGCGATGCTGCCGCGGTTGAAGCCGCGCACGTTCTATGATCTCGTCGTGCAGGTGGCGATCGTGCGGCCGGGCCCAATCCAGGGTGACATGGTGCATCCCTATCTTCGTCGGCGCGAAGGCAAGGAGCCTGTCGAATATCCCACACCAGAGCTTGAAGCAGTCCTCGGCAAGACGCTCGGCGTGCCGCTGTTTCAGGAAAGCGCCATGCGTGTTGCCATGGTCTGTGCCGGCTTTACCGGTGGCGAGGCCGACCAGCTGCGCAAATCCATGGCGACCTTCAAGTTCACTGGCGGTGTCTCGCGCTTCAAGGACAAGCTGGTGTCCGGCATGGTCAAAAACGGATATTCGCCCGAGTTCGCCGAAAAGACCTTTTCGCAGCTAGAAGGCTTCGGCTCCTACGGCTTTCCGGAAAGTCATGCGGCCTCATTTGCGTTGATTGCCTACGCGTCGAACTACATCAAGTGCCATTACGCCAACGTCTTTTGTGCAGCCCTTCTCAACAGCCAGCCAATGGGCTTTTATGCTCCGGCCCAGATCGTCGGGGACGCGATCAAGCATGGCGTTGAGGTGAGGCCGGTTTGCGTCAACCGCTCGCGATGGGACTGCACGCTGGAAAGGATCGGCAGCACCGATCGACATGCTGTTCGGCTCGGTTTCCGGCAAGTGAGGGGACTGGCGGTCGCGGAGGCGGCGCGGATCGTTGCAGCTCGCATGAACAACCCGTTCGCCTCAGTCGATGATATGTGGCGCCGATCCAGTGTTCCAACCGAAGCGCTTGTCCAACTGGCAGAGGCCGATGCCTTCCTGCCATCGCTCAAACTCGAACGACGCGATGCGCTCTGGGCGATCAAGGCGCTGCGCGACGAACCCTTGCCGTTGTTTGCAGCTGCAGCCGAACGCGAGGCGACAGCGATTGCTGAGCAGCGGGAGCCGGAGGTCGCGCTTCGGCAGATGACGGACGGCCACAACGTCATCGAGGACTACAGCCACATCGGGCTGACTTTGCGCCAGCATCCGGTCGCCTTTCTCCGCGAAGACCTCTCGTCACGCAATATCATCACCTGTGCCGAGGCGATGAATGCCCGGGATGGCCGATGGGTTTACACCGCTGGACTCGTGCTGGTGCGGCAAAAGCCGGGATCTGCCAAGGGTGTGATGTTTATCACCATCGAGGACGAGACTGGACCGGCCAACGTCGTTGTCTGGCCCACTCTTTTCGAGAAGCGCAGGCGCATCGTGCTGGGATCTTCGATGATGGCGATCAACGGGCGAATTCAGCGGGAAGGGGAGGTCGTCCATCTCGTCGCCCAGCAACTCTTCGATCTCTCAGGCGATCTGGTTGGCCTTGCCGATCGAGATACGGAGTTCAGGCTGCCGGCTGGTCGCGGCGATGAGTTTGCCCACGGAGGCGGCGGGCCGGATTCACGCGATCGGCCAAAGCCGGTCGTCCCGCGGGACATGTTCACGCCCGATCTTCATATCGATACGCTGAAGGTGAAGGCCCGGAATTTTCAATGA
- a CDS encoding IS5-like element IS427 family transposase (programmed frameshift) has protein sequence MSRYDLTDFEWRVIEPLLPNKPRGVPRVDDRRVLNGIFWVLRSGAPWRDLPERYGPRTTCYNRFIRWRKAGVWDRMMDAITAAHDGDIQMIDSTSVRAHQQAATGKKGDRDHCLGRSRGGLTTKIHAVVDGQGLPIRLSLTAGQSHDGQAADGLLDHVGAGTIVLADKAYDADRIRASLREKGAFANIPPKANRRSKPYFSSWLYRERNLIERFFSKLKHFRRVATRYDKLAENFLAMVQLASMRLWLRAYESTA, from the exons ATGAGCCGATATGACTTGACCGATTTTGAATGGCGCGTGATTGAGCCACTTTTACCCAACAAGCCAAGAGGGGTGCCGCGCGTCGATGACCGTCGCGTGCTGAATGGAATCTTCTGGGTGCTACGATCCGGTGCGCCGTGGCGCGACCTGCCCGAACGCTATGGTCCGCGAACCACCTGCTACAACCGATTCATACGATGGCGGAAAGCAGGCGTCTGGGACCGAATGATGGACGCCATCACCGCTGCCCATGATGGCGACATCCAGATGATCGACAGCACTTCCGTTCGCGCCCACCAGCAGGCTGCGACGG GCAAAAAGGGGGATCGAGATCATTGTCTCGGCCGTTCCCGAGGCGGGCTCACGACCAAAATCCACGCGGTCGTCGATGGGCAAGGTCTCCCGATCAGGCTGAGCCTAACCGCTGGGCAAAGCCACGACGGGCAAGCGGCTGACGGTCTGCTTGACCATGTGGGTGCCGGAACCATCGTGCTCGCTGACAAGGCCTATGATGCCGATCGCATCCGGGCGTCTCTCCGCGAGAAGGGGGCGTTCGCCAATATTCCGCCCAAGGCAAACCGTAGGTCAAAACCGTACTTCAGCTCATGGCTATATCGCGAACGGAACCTGATCGAGCGGTTCTTCTCCAAGCTGAAGCACTTTCGTCGGGTCGCTACCCGCTACGATAAGCTGGCGGAAAACTTCCTCGCCATGGTCCAGTTGGCGTCAATGCGCCTGTGGCTGCGGGCTTATGAGTCTACGGCCTAG
- a CDS encoding SMI1/KNR4 family protein, with product MEAVIIQESESGGRVLQNREWHKVDGASADAIASLKSLAPVDLPESYYALLTFSNGGEGPLAVQPLWFQLYPAEEAAQIERDGTFREFFRGLFVIGGNGSGEAVAFDLRENAPYPLVAFDMTNVDLEESLRPIAPSFDVALDLIGRDNQ from the coding sequence ATGGAAGCCGTCATCATTCAGGAAAGCGAAAGTGGAGGCCGCGTGCTGCAAAATCGAGAATGGCATAAGGTCGATGGAGCCTCCGCAGACGCAATCGCCTCGCTCAAATCGCTGGCTCCGGTCGATCTTCCTGAGAGTTATTACGCATTGCTGACTTTCAGCAATGGCGGGGAAGGACCGCTAGCGGTTCAGCCGCTTTGGTTCCAACTCTATCCCGCCGAGGAAGCTGCTCAGATTGAACGGGACGGGACTTTCCGAGAGTTTTTCCGGGGTTTGTTCGTGATCGGCGGCAACGGTAGCGGCGAAGCCGTGGCATTCGACTTGCGGGAAAATGCGCCATATCCCCTCGTCGCATTCGACATGACCAACGTCGACCTGGAAGAGAGCCTAAGACCGATAGCGCCATCCTTCGATGTAGCGCTGGATTTGATCGGTCGAGACAATCAGTAA
- a CDS encoding XRE family transcriptional regulator, with the protein MTGHRSFNDLRNRMSPERRARNDEATKAILEDMALHELRVAREKTQQDVARALHVKQPAVAKLEQRADIYVSNLRRYIEALGGTLEITARFPDASVNIKNFSELATEK; encoded by the coding sequence ATGACTGGACATCGCTCCTTTAACGACTTGCGCAACAGAATGTCGCCAGAACGCCGTGCCCGCAACGATGAAGCGACCAAGGCAATTCTTGAAGACATGGCGCTACACGAGCTGCGCGTGGCCCGTGAAAAAACTCAGCAGGATGTGGCACGCGCACTCCATGTGAAGCAGCCGGCTGTCGCAAAGCTGGAGCAGCGCGCCGATATTTATGTCAGCAATCTGCGACGCTATATCGAAGCATTAGGTGGCACGTTGGAGATTACGGCGAGGTTTCCCGACGCCTCGGTCAACATCAAGAATTTCAGTGAATTGGCCACTGAGAAGTAA